One Cicer arietinum cultivar CDC Frontier isolate Library 1 chromosome 8, Cicar.CDCFrontier_v2.0, whole genome shotgun sequence DNA segment encodes these proteins:
- the LOC101515500 gene encoding uncharacterized protein translates to MSETTAVSNYYPLISALIAFALAQTIKVFTVWYNEKRWDIMQLVGSGGMPSSHSATVTALATAVGFHQGFGGSIFAIAFVLACIVMYDATGVRLQAGRQAEILNQIIVELPA, encoded by the coding sequence ATGTCTGAAACAACAGCTGTTAGCAATTATTACCCATTAATTTCTGCACTAATCGCTTTCGCCTTGGCTCAAACCATAAAAGTATTCACCGTTTGGTATAATGAAAAAAGATGGGATATAATGCAGTTAGTTGGATCAGGTGGAATGCCATCTTCACATTCAGCTACGGTTACTGCTCTTGCTACAGCCGTTGGATTTCATCAAGGATTTGGAGGATCAATATTTGCAATTGCATTTGTTCTGGCTTGCATTGTTATGTATGATGCTACTGGTGTAAGATTACAAGCAGGACGACAAGCAGAAATATTGAACCAAATAATAGTTGAACTTCCTGCTTAA
- the LOC101488252 gene encoding uncharacterized protein produces the protein MQEIAVISSMYGNYYPLISALIAFAIAQSIKLITVWYNEKRWDLMQLVGSGGMPSSHSATVTHPLVKTPPRPLRELLGHTPPQVVAGGLLGIVTATISLCIYKY, from the exons atgcAAGAAATAGCAGTTATATCTTCAATGTATGGCAATTATTACCCACTAATTTCCGCCCTAATTGCTTTTGCAATTGCtcaatccataaaattaatcacCGTTTGGTATAATGAAAAAAGATGGGATTTAATGCAATTAGTTGGATCAGGTGGAATGCCATCTTCACATTCAGCAACCGTAACC CATCCTCTCGTTAAAACTCCGCCGCGACCGCTTCGTGAACTTCTTGGTCATACTCCGCCGCAAGTCGTTGCCGGTGGTTTACTCGGAATCGTAACCGCAACTATTTCTCTCTGTatatacaaatattaa
- the LOC101496048 gene encoding light-mediated development protein DET1 isoform X1 encodes MYYRSSNIAARIFDRQISTPAPGTSVHHARRFYENLVPSYTVYEVECPDHSFRKFTDDGQYLISFSRNHQELIVYRPRWLSFSCNDDDCDKHDLPSKARRFDSFFTQLYCVSLASCNELICKDFFLYMDSNQFGLFATSTAQIHDAPAVGGAVQGVPSIEKITFHLLRLEDGEILDRKVFSNDFVNLTHNMGVFLYDDLLAIVSLRYQTIHILQIRDSGNLVHVRAIGEFCREDDELFLNSNAQDISSSDKNKQHQSTENHVENQMHQGQPHMGNSFLSGIKQRLLSFIFQGLWNEESDDTLRMQRLRMKFYFHFQDYVDLIIWKTMRNVTSCIYSILGQVQFLDRHHLLIKFGSVDGGPQVSRNADHHPAFVAVYNMDTTEIVSFYQNSADELYLLFEKFCDHFHVTSRNSMYMNFVSSHSNNIHALEQLRSIKDKASNSSQFVKKMLASLPFSCQSLSPSPYFDQSLFRFDDKLISATDRHRQSTDHPIKFILRNYPHSLKFKIKPGAHYFQAVCILNIKMTR; translated from the exons ATGTACTACAGAAGCAGCAATATTGCGGCTAGGATTTTTGATCGCCAGATTTCCACTCCTGCTCCTGGCACTAGT GTTCATCATGCTCGGCGATTCTATGAAAATTTGGTGCCAAGTTACACGGTATATGAGGTTGAGTGCCCAGACCATTCATTTCGTAAATTCACAGATGATGGTCAATACCTTATAAGTTTCAGCAGAAATCATCAAGAGTTGATTGTTTATAGGCCTAGGTGGCTTTCTTTTTCATGCAATGATGacgattgtgataaacatgatttgcCATCGAAAGCAAGGAGATTTGACAGTTTTTTCACCCAATTATATTGTGTATCACTTGCTTCTTGCAATGAACTCATATGTAAAGATTTCTTTCTTTACATGGATAGTAATCAATTTGGACTCTTTGCCACTTCTACGGCTCAAATTCACGATGCACCTGCTGTTGGAGGAGCTGTCCAGGGTGTTCCTTCAATAGAAAAGATAACTTTTCACCTTTTGAG ACTGGAAGATGGAGAGATCTTGGATAGGAAGGTCTTCAGTAATGACTTTGTTAATTTGACCCATAATATGGGTGTCTTCTTGTATGATGATCTATTGGCAATTGTATCACTTCGCTATCAAACTATACACATTCTTCAAATTAGGGACTCTGGAAACCTTGTTCATGTACGTGCTATTGGGGAATTCTGCCGTGAAGATGACGAactgtttctcaattcaaatgcTCAG GACATTTCTTCATCTGACAAAAATAAACAGCACCAGTCAACAGAGAACCATGTAGAGAATCAGATGCATCAAGGTCAGCCTCATATGGGGAATTCTTTTCTAAGTGGTATAAAACAGCGATTGCTTTCATTCATATTCCAGGGACTATGGAATGAAGAAAGTGATGATACTTTG AGGATGCAAAGACTTAGGATGAAGTTTTACTTCCACTTTCAAGATTATGTTGATTTGATTATCTGGAAG ACAATGAGGAACGTAACCAGTTGCATCTATTCAATTCTTGGACAGGTGCAATTCTTGGATCGACACCACTTGCTAATCAAGTTTGGTAGTGTAGATGGAGGG CCTCAGGTGTCAAGAAATGCCGATCACCATCCAGCTTTTGTTGCTGTATATAACATGGATACAACTGAAATTGTATCATTTTATCAG AATTCAGCAGACGAGCTTTATCTGTTGTTTGAGAAGTTTTGTGACCACTTTCATGTAACATCAAGGAATTCAATGTATATGAATTTCGTATCATCTCATTCAAATAATATTCATGCACTGGAACAGCTGCGAAGCATAAAGGATAAGGCAAGCAACTCTTCACAG tttgtgaagaagatgcttGCTTCTTTGCCTTTTAGTTGTCAGTCACTGAGTCCTTCTCCTTACTTTGACCAATCTCTTTTTCGGTTTGATGATAAG CTGATTTCTGCAACTGATCGGCATAGGCAATCAACTGACCATCCAATCAAGTTCATTTTAAGGAATTATCCACACTCTCTCAAATTTAAGATCAAACCAGGTGCGCATTATTTCCAAGCTGTTTGCATTCTAAACATCAAAATGACAAGATAA
- the LOC101496048 gene encoding light-mediated development protein DET1 isoform X2: MYYRSSNIAARIFDRQISTPAPGTSVHHARRFYENLVPSYTVYEVECPDHSFRKFTDDGQYLISFSRNHQELIVYRPRWLSFSCNDDDCDKHDLPSKARRFDSFFTQLYCVSLASCNELICKDFFLYMDSNQFGLFATSTAQIHDAPAVGGAVQGVPSIEKITFHLLRLEDGEILDRKVFSNDFVNLTHNMGVFLYDDLLAIVSLRYQTIHILQIRDSGNLVHVRAIGEFCREDDELFLNSNAQDISSSDKNKQHQSTENHVENQMHQGQPHMGNSFLSGIKQRLLSFIFQGLWNEESDDTLRMQRLRMKFYFHFQDYVDLIIWKTMRNVTSCIYSILGQVQFLDRHHLLIKFGSVDGGVSRNADHHPAFVAVYNMDTTEIVSFYQNSADELYLLFEKFCDHFHVTSRNSMYMNFVSSHSNNIHALEQLRSIKDKASNSSQFVKKMLASLPFSCQSLSPSPYFDQSLFRFDDKLISATDRHRQSTDHPIKFILRNYPHSLKFKIKPGAHYFQAVCILNIKMTR; the protein is encoded by the exons ATGTACTACAGAAGCAGCAATATTGCGGCTAGGATTTTTGATCGCCAGATTTCCACTCCTGCTCCTGGCACTAGT GTTCATCATGCTCGGCGATTCTATGAAAATTTGGTGCCAAGTTACACGGTATATGAGGTTGAGTGCCCAGACCATTCATTTCGTAAATTCACAGATGATGGTCAATACCTTATAAGTTTCAGCAGAAATCATCAAGAGTTGATTGTTTATAGGCCTAGGTGGCTTTCTTTTTCATGCAATGATGacgattgtgataaacatgatttgcCATCGAAAGCAAGGAGATTTGACAGTTTTTTCACCCAATTATATTGTGTATCACTTGCTTCTTGCAATGAACTCATATGTAAAGATTTCTTTCTTTACATGGATAGTAATCAATTTGGACTCTTTGCCACTTCTACGGCTCAAATTCACGATGCACCTGCTGTTGGAGGAGCTGTCCAGGGTGTTCCTTCAATAGAAAAGATAACTTTTCACCTTTTGAG ACTGGAAGATGGAGAGATCTTGGATAGGAAGGTCTTCAGTAATGACTTTGTTAATTTGACCCATAATATGGGTGTCTTCTTGTATGATGATCTATTGGCAATTGTATCACTTCGCTATCAAACTATACACATTCTTCAAATTAGGGACTCTGGAAACCTTGTTCATGTACGTGCTATTGGGGAATTCTGCCGTGAAGATGACGAactgtttctcaattcaaatgcTCAG GACATTTCTTCATCTGACAAAAATAAACAGCACCAGTCAACAGAGAACCATGTAGAGAATCAGATGCATCAAGGTCAGCCTCATATGGGGAATTCTTTTCTAAGTGGTATAAAACAGCGATTGCTTTCATTCATATTCCAGGGACTATGGAATGAAGAAAGTGATGATACTTTG AGGATGCAAAGACTTAGGATGAAGTTTTACTTCCACTTTCAAGATTATGTTGATTTGATTATCTGGAAG ACAATGAGGAACGTAACCAGTTGCATCTATTCAATTCTTGGACAGGTGCAATTCTTGGATCGACACCACTTGCTAATCAAGTTTGGTAGTGTAGATGGAGGG GTGTCAAGAAATGCCGATCACCATCCAGCTTTTGTTGCTGTATATAACATGGATACAACTGAAATTGTATCATTTTATCAG AATTCAGCAGACGAGCTTTATCTGTTGTTTGAGAAGTTTTGTGACCACTTTCATGTAACATCAAGGAATTCAATGTATATGAATTTCGTATCATCTCATTCAAATAATATTCATGCACTGGAACAGCTGCGAAGCATAAAGGATAAGGCAAGCAACTCTTCACAG tttgtgaagaagatgcttGCTTCTTTGCCTTTTAGTTGTCAGTCACTGAGTCCTTCTCCTTACTTTGACCAATCTCTTTTTCGGTTTGATGATAAG CTGATTTCTGCAACTGATCGGCATAGGCAATCAACTGACCATCCAATCAAGTTCATTTTAAGGAATTATCCACACTCTCTCAAATTTAAGATCAAACCAGGTGCGCATTATTTCCAAGCTGTTTGCATTCTAAACATCAAAATGACAAGATAA
- the LOC101496048 gene encoding light-mediated development protein DET1 isoform X5, with protein MYYRSSNIAARIFDRQISTPAPGTSVHHARRFYENLVPSYTVYEVECPDHSFRKFTDDGQYLISFSRNHQELIVYRPRWLSFSCNDDDCDKHDLPSKARRFDSFFTQLYCVSLASCNELICKDFFLYMDSNQFGLFATSTAQIHDAPAVGGAVQGVPSIEKITFHLLRLEDGEILDRKVFSNDFVNLTHNMGVFLYDDLLAIVSLRYQTIHILQIRDSGNLVHVRAIGEFCREDDELFLNSNAQDISSSDKNKQHQSTENHVENQMHQGQPHMGNSFLSGIKQRLLSFIFQGLWNEESDDTLRMQRLRMKFYFHFQDYVDLIIWKTMRNVTSCIYSILGQVQFLDRHHLLIKFGSVDGGPQVSRNADHHPAFVAVYNMDTTEIVSFYQNSADELYLLFEKFCDHFHVTSRNSMYMNFVSSHSNNIHALEQLRSIKDKASNSSQVKCCCW; from the exons ATGTACTACAGAAGCAGCAATATTGCGGCTAGGATTTTTGATCGCCAGATTTCCACTCCTGCTCCTGGCACTAGT GTTCATCATGCTCGGCGATTCTATGAAAATTTGGTGCCAAGTTACACGGTATATGAGGTTGAGTGCCCAGACCATTCATTTCGTAAATTCACAGATGATGGTCAATACCTTATAAGTTTCAGCAGAAATCATCAAGAGTTGATTGTTTATAGGCCTAGGTGGCTTTCTTTTTCATGCAATGATGacgattgtgataaacatgatttgcCATCGAAAGCAAGGAGATTTGACAGTTTTTTCACCCAATTATATTGTGTATCACTTGCTTCTTGCAATGAACTCATATGTAAAGATTTCTTTCTTTACATGGATAGTAATCAATTTGGACTCTTTGCCACTTCTACGGCTCAAATTCACGATGCACCTGCTGTTGGAGGAGCTGTCCAGGGTGTTCCTTCAATAGAAAAGATAACTTTTCACCTTTTGAG ACTGGAAGATGGAGAGATCTTGGATAGGAAGGTCTTCAGTAATGACTTTGTTAATTTGACCCATAATATGGGTGTCTTCTTGTATGATGATCTATTGGCAATTGTATCACTTCGCTATCAAACTATACACATTCTTCAAATTAGGGACTCTGGAAACCTTGTTCATGTACGTGCTATTGGGGAATTCTGCCGTGAAGATGACGAactgtttctcaattcaaatgcTCAG GACATTTCTTCATCTGACAAAAATAAACAGCACCAGTCAACAGAGAACCATGTAGAGAATCAGATGCATCAAGGTCAGCCTCATATGGGGAATTCTTTTCTAAGTGGTATAAAACAGCGATTGCTTTCATTCATATTCCAGGGACTATGGAATGAAGAAAGTGATGATACTTTG AGGATGCAAAGACTTAGGATGAAGTTTTACTTCCACTTTCAAGATTATGTTGATTTGATTATCTGGAAG ACAATGAGGAACGTAACCAGTTGCATCTATTCAATTCTTGGACAGGTGCAATTCTTGGATCGACACCACTTGCTAATCAAGTTTGGTAGTGTAGATGGAGGG CCTCAGGTGTCAAGAAATGCCGATCACCATCCAGCTTTTGTTGCTGTATATAACATGGATACAACTGAAATTGTATCATTTTATCAG AATTCAGCAGACGAGCTTTATCTGTTGTTTGAGAAGTTTTGTGACCACTTTCATGTAACATCAAGGAATTCAATGTATATGAATTTCGTATCATCTCATTCAAATAATATTCATGCACTGGAACAGCTGCGAAGCATAAAGGATAAGGCAAGCAACTCTTCACAGGTGAAGTGTTGTTGCTGGTAA
- the LOC101496048 gene encoding light-mediated development protein DET1 isoform X3 produces MYYRSSNIAARIFDRQISTPAPGTSVHHARRFYENLVPSYTVYEVECPDHSFRKFTDDGQYLISFSRNHQELIVYRPRWLSFSCNDDDCDKHDLPSKARRFDSFFTQLYCVSLASCNELICKDFFLYMDSNQFGLFATSTAQIHDAPAVGGAVQGVPSIEKITFHLLRLEDGEILDRKVFSNDFVNLTHNMGVFLYDDLLAIVSLRYQTIHILQIRDSGNLVHVRAIGEFCREDDELFLNSNAQDISSSDKNKQHQSTENHVENQMHQGQPHMGNSFLSGIKQRLLSFIFQGLWNEESDDTLRMQRLRMKFYFHFQDYVDLIIWKVQFLDRHHLLIKFGSVDGGPQVSRNADHHPAFVAVYNMDTTEIVSFYQNSADELYLLFEKFCDHFHVTSRNSMYMNFVSSHSNNIHALEQLRSIKDKASNSSQFVKKMLASLPFSCQSLSPSPYFDQSLFRFDDKLISATDRHRQSTDHPIKFILRNYPHSLKFKIKPGAHYFQAVCILNIKMTR; encoded by the exons ATGTACTACAGAAGCAGCAATATTGCGGCTAGGATTTTTGATCGCCAGATTTCCACTCCTGCTCCTGGCACTAGT GTTCATCATGCTCGGCGATTCTATGAAAATTTGGTGCCAAGTTACACGGTATATGAGGTTGAGTGCCCAGACCATTCATTTCGTAAATTCACAGATGATGGTCAATACCTTATAAGTTTCAGCAGAAATCATCAAGAGTTGATTGTTTATAGGCCTAGGTGGCTTTCTTTTTCATGCAATGATGacgattgtgataaacatgatttgcCATCGAAAGCAAGGAGATTTGACAGTTTTTTCACCCAATTATATTGTGTATCACTTGCTTCTTGCAATGAACTCATATGTAAAGATTTCTTTCTTTACATGGATAGTAATCAATTTGGACTCTTTGCCACTTCTACGGCTCAAATTCACGATGCACCTGCTGTTGGAGGAGCTGTCCAGGGTGTTCCTTCAATAGAAAAGATAACTTTTCACCTTTTGAG ACTGGAAGATGGAGAGATCTTGGATAGGAAGGTCTTCAGTAATGACTTTGTTAATTTGACCCATAATATGGGTGTCTTCTTGTATGATGATCTATTGGCAATTGTATCACTTCGCTATCAAACTATACACATTCTTCAAATTAGGGACTCTGGAAACCTTGTTCATGTACGTGCTATTGGGGAATTCTGCCGTGAAGATGACGAactgtttctcaattcaaatgcTCAG GACATTTCTTCATCTGACAAAAATAAACAGCACCAGTCAACAGAGAACCATGTAGAGAATCAGATGCATCAAGGTCAGCCTCATATGGGGAATTCTTTTCTAAGTGGTATAAAACAGCGATTGCTTTCATTCATATTCCAGGGACTATGGAATGAAGAAAGTGATGATACTTTG AGGATGCAAAGACTTAGGATGAAGTTTTACTTCCACTTTCAAGATTATGTTGATTTGATTATCTGGAAG GTGCAATTCTTGGATCGACACCACTTGCTAATCAAGTTTGGTAGTGTAGATGGAGGG CCTCAGGTGTCAAGAAATGCCGATCACCATCCAGCTTTTGTTGCTGTATATAACATGGATACAACTGAAATTGTATCATTTTATCAG AATTCAGCAGACGAGCTTTATCTGTTGTTTGAGAAGTTTTGTGACCACTTTCATGTAACATCAAGGAATTCAATGTATATGAATTTCGTATCATCTCATTCAAATAATATTCATGCACTGGAACAGCTGCGAAGCATAAAGGATAAGGCAAGCAACTCTTCACAG tttgtgaagaagatgcttGCTTCTTTGCCTTTTAGTTGTCAGTCACTGAGTCCTTCTCCTTACTTTGACCAATCTCTTTTTCGGTTTGATGATAAG CTGATTTCTGCAACTGATCGGCATAGGCAATCAACTGACCATCCAATCAAGTTCATTTTAAGGAATTATCCACACTCTCTCAAATTTAAGATCAAACCAGGTGCGCATTATTTCCAAGCTGTTTGCATTCTAAACATCAAAATGACAAGATAA
- the LOC101496048 gene encoding light-mediated development protein DET1 isoform X4, which translates to MYYRSSNIAARIFDRQISTPAPGTSVHHARRFYENLVPSYTVYEVECPDHSFRKFTDDGQYLISFSRNHQELIVYRPRWLSFSCNDDDCDKHDLPSKARRFDSFFTQLYCVSLASCNELICKDFFLYMDSNQFGLFATSTAQIHDAPAVGGAVQGVPSIEKITFHLLRLEDGEILDRKVFSNDFVNLTHNMGVFLYDDLLAIVSLRYQTIHILQIRDSGNLVHVRAIGEFCREDDELFLNSNAQDISSSDKNKQHQSTENHVENQMHQGQPHMGNSFLSGIKQRLLSFIFQGLWNEESDDTLRMQRLRMKFYFHFQDYVDLIIWKVQFLDRHHLLIKFGSVDGGVSRNADHHPAFVAVYNMDTTEIVSFYQNSADELYLLFEKFCDHFHVTSRNSMYMNFVSSHSNNIHALEQLRSIKDKASNSSQFVKKMLASLPFSCQSLSPSPYFDQSLFRFDDKLISATDRHRQSTDHPIKFILRNYPHSLKFKIKPGAHYFQAVCILNIKMTR; encoded by the exons ATGTACTACAGAAGCAGCAATATTGCGGCTAGGATTTTTGATCGCCAGATTTCCACTCCTGCTCCTGGCACTAGT GTTCATCATGCTCGGCGATTCTATGAAAATTTGGTGCCAAGTTACACGGTATATGAGGTTGAGTGCCCAGACCATTCATTTCGTAAATTCACAGATGATGGTCAATACCTTATAAGTTTCAGCAGAAATCATCAAGAGTTGATTGTTTATAGGCCTAGGTGGCTTTCTTTTTCATGCAATGATGacgattgtgataaacatgatttgcCATCGAAAGCAAGGAGATTTGACAGTTTTTTCACCCAATTATATTGTGTATCACTTGCTTCTTGCAATGAACTCATATGTAAAGATTTCTTTCTTTACATGGATAGTAATCAATTTGGACTCTTTGCCACTTCTACGGCTCAAATTCACGATGCACCTGCTGTTGGAGGAGCTGTCCAGGGTGTTCCTTCAATAGAAAAGATAACTTTTCACCTTTTGAG ACTGGAAGATGGAGAGATCTTGGATAGGAAGGTCTTCAGTAATGACTTTGTTAATTTGACCCATAATATGGGTGTCTTCTTGTATGATGATCTATTGGCAATTGTATCACTTCGCTATCAAACTATACACATTCTTCAAATTAGGGACTCTGGAAACCTTGTTCATGTACGTGCTATTGGGGAATTCTGCCGTGAAGATGACGAactgtttctcaattcaaatgcTCAG GACATTTCTTCATCTGACAAAAATAAACAGCACCAGTCAACAGAGAACCATGTAGAGAATCAGATGCATCAAGGTCAGCCTCATATGGGGAATTCTTTTCTAAGTGGTATAAAACAGCGATTGCTTTCATTCATATTCCAGGGACTATGGAATGAAGAAAGTGATGATACTTTG AGGATGCAAAGACTTAGGATGAAGTTTTACTTCCACTTTCAAGATTATGTTGATTTGATTATCTGGAAG GTGCAATTCTTGGATCGACACCACTTGCTAATCAAGTTTGGTAGTGTAGATGGAGGG GTGTCAAGAAATGCCGATCACCATCCAGCTTTTGTTGCTGTATATAACATGGATACAACTGAAATTGTATCATTTTATCAG AATTCAGCAGACGAGCTTTATCTGTTGTTTGAGAAGTTTTGTGACCACTTTCATGTAACATCAAGGAATTCAATGTATATGAATTTCGTATCATCTCATTCAAATAATATTCATGCACTGGAACAGCTGCGAAGCATAAAGGATAAGGCAAGCAACTCTTCACAG tttgtgaagaagatgcttGCTTCTTTGCCTTTTAGTTGTCAGTCACTGAGTCCTTCTCCTTACTTTGACCAATCTCTTTTTCGGTTTGATGATAAG CTGATTTCTGCAACTGATCGGCATAGGCAATCAACTGACCATCCAATCAAGTTCATTTTAAGGAATTATCCACACTCTCTCAAATTTAAGATCAAACCAGGTGCGCATTATTTCCAAGCTGTTTGCATTCTAAACATCAAAATGACAAGATAA
- the LOC101496048 gene encoding light-mediated development protein DET1 isoform X6: MYYRSSNIAARIFDRQISTPAPGTSVHHARRFYENLVPSYTVYEVECPDHSFRKFTDDGQYLISFSRNHQELIVYRPRWLSFSCNDDDCDKHDLPSKARRFDSFFTQLYCVSLASCNELICKDFFLYMDSNQFGLFATSTAQIHDAPAVGGAVQGVPSIEKITFHLLRLEDGEILDRKVFSNDFVNLTHNMGVFLYDDLLAIVSLRYQTIHILQIRDSGNLVHVRAIGEFCREDDELFLNSNAQDISSSDKNKQHQSTENHVENQMHQGQPHMGNSFLSGIKQRLLSFIFQGLWNEESDDTLRMQRLRMKFYFHFQDYVDLIIWKVQFLDRHHLLIKFGSVDGGVSRNADHHPAFVAVYNMDTTEIVSFYQNSADELYLLFEKFCDHFHVTSRNSMYMNFVSSHSNNIHALEQLRSIKDKASNSSQFVKKMLASLPFSCQSLSPSPYFDQSLFRFDDKLISATDRHRQSTDHPIKFILRNYPHSLKFKIKPGPEAGSMDGRAKKISSFLFHPILPFALSIQQTLFLQPSVVNIHFRR, translated from the exons ATGTACTACAGAAGCAGCAATATTGCGGCTAGGATTTTTGATCGCCAGATTTCCACTCCTGCTCCTGGCACTAGT GTTCATCATGCTCGGCGATTCTATGAAAATTTGGTGCCAAGTTACACGGTATATGAGGTTGAGTGCCCAGACCATTCATTTCGTAAATTCACAGATGATGGTCAATACCTTATAAGTTTCAGCAGAAATCATCAAGAGTTGATTGTTTATAGGCCTAGGTGGCTTTCTTTTTCATGCAATGATGacgattgtgataaacatgatttgcCATCGAAAGCAAGGAGATTTGACAGTTTTTTCACCCAATTATATTGTGTATCACTTGCTTCTTGCAATGAACTCATATGTAAAGATTTCTTTCTTTACATGGATAGTAATCAATTTGGACTCTTTGCCACTTCTACGGCTCAAATTCACGATGCACCTGCTGTTGGAGGAGCTGTCCAGGGTGTTCCTTCAATAGAAAAGATAACTTTTCACCTTTTGAG ACTGGAAGATGGAGAGATCTTGGATAGGAAGGTCTTCAGTAATGACTTTGTTAATTTGACCCATAATATGGGTGTCTTCTTGTATGATGATCTATTGGCAATTGTATCACTTCGCTATCAAACTATACACATTCTTCAAATTAGGGACTCTGGAAACCTTGTTCATGTACGTGCTATTGGGGAATTCTGCCGTGAAGATGACGAactgtttctcaattcaaatgcTCAG GACATTTCTTCATCTGACAAAAATAAACAGCACCAGTCAACAGAGAACCATGTAGAGAATCAGATGCATCAAGGTCAGCCTCATATGGGGAATTCTTTTCTAAGTGGTATAAAACAGCGATTGCTTTCATTCATATTCCAGGGACTATGGAATGAAGAAAGTGATGATACTTTG AGGATGCAAAGACTTAGGATGAAGTTTTACTTCCACTTTCAAGATTATGTTGATTTGATTATCTGGAAG GTGCAATTCTTGGATCGACACCACTTGCTAATCAAGTTTGGTAGTGTAGATGGAGGG GTGTCAAGAAATGCCGATCACCATCCAGCTTTTGTTGCTGTATATAACATGGATACAACTGAAATTGTATCATTTTATCAG AATTCAGCAGACGAGCTTTATCTGTTGTTTGAGAAGTTTTGTGACCACTTTCATGTAACATCAAGGAATTCAATGTATATGAATTTCGTATCATCTCATTCAAATAATATTCATGCACTGGAACAGCTGCGAAGCATAAAGGATAAGGCAAGCAACTCTTCACAG tttgtgaagaagatgcttGCTTCTTTGCCTTTTAGTTGTCAGTCACTGAGTCCTTCTCCTTACTTTGACCAATCTCTTTTTCGGTTTGATGATAAG CTGATTTCTGCAACTGATCGGCATAGGCAATCAACTGACCATCCAATCAAGTTCATTTTAAGGAATTATCCACACTCTCTCAAATTTAAGATCAAACCAG GTCCTGAAGCTGGTAGTATGGATGGTCGTGCAAAAAAGATATCTTCATTTCTTTTTCAtccaattttaccctttgctctCTCTATTCAACAGACTTTGTTCTTGCAGCCTTCAGTTGTAAATATTCACTTTCGAAGATGA